GCACGGCGCCCGGCATGTTCGCCACGCCGTAGTGCAGCACGCCGTCCACCACGAAGGTCGGATCGGCATGCGTCGTCGGATGCGTGGTCTCGATGCAGCCACCCTGGTCGACCGAGACATCCACGACCACTGCCCCGCGCTTCATGTGCGGCAGCATCTCGCGCGTCACGAGCCACGGCGTCTTGGCTCCCGGGAGGAGCACCGCGCCGATGACGAGGTCCGCCTGGTACACGGCCTCCTCGATGTTGTGCTTGCTCGAGTACAGGGTCCGGACGCGGTTGCCCCAGATCTCGTCGAGGTAGCGGAGCCGGTCGATGTTGATGTCCATGACCGTCACATCTGCTCCCATACCCATCGCGACGTACGCTGCGTTCGTCCCGACGACCCCAGCGCCCAGAACAACGACCTTCGCCGGCAAGACGCCCGGCACCCCGCCCATGAGCACGCCCCTGCCGCCGAACGGCTTCTGGAGATAGGTGGCGCCGACCTGCGCGGCCATGCGGCCAGCCACCTCCGACATGGGTGCGAGGAGCGGCAGCGTGCCGTTCGGCAGCTCGACGGTCTCGTACGCGATGCACACCGCGCCCGACTTGATCAGACCCTGCGTCTGCGGCAGGTCCGGCGCGAGGTGCAGGTAGGTGAACAGGATCTGGCCAGGCCGCAGCATCTCGATCTCGACGGGCTGCGGCTCTTTGACCTTCACGATCATATCAGCGCGGGCGAAGACCTCCTGAGCGGTGTCGACGAGCTCCGCGCCTGCGGCCGCGTACGCCTCATCCGTGAAAGACGACCCTTCGCCCGCCGAGCGCTCGACCAAGACCGCATGGCCGTGGTGAACGAACTCCCGCACGCCGCCCGGCGTCATGCCGACGCGATACTCGTTGTTCTTGATCTCCTTGGGGACACCGACGATCATCGCTGTTCCTTTCCCGCATTCCACGGCTTATCGAGGCGTCGGCCCATGCCGCAAACAGCACGCGTGCGCAACGCGCTAACAGTGTATCACCTAAGCACGACTTCTTCGCGGACGCCGTATGAGCGAGGCAGCCACCGAGCCGGCCGCCGCCGCAGCCAGGAAGAACACGGGATCGTCGTGAGGGCTCCGCCCCATGGAGCGCATCGGAACGCCCCTCGTGTCCGGCATGCGCGCGTCGACGATCACCCGCTCGTGCCGCTCCCAGATGCCCGCAGACTCCAAGGCGCGCTCGACGACATCGGCCTCGGGCGGCTCGAGACGCGGCACCGCCACCCGGGCGCGGGCGAGCGCGACGCGTCCGAGCGCAACGAACGAGTGATGGCTCACGCCTCGATGCCGTTCGCGCGGGTCCGCGAACGAGATCCGCAGCGCCGCAACAGGAGCACCGCGAAGCGCCGCGACCGCGTTGATGGCCTCCCCTGCTGCGACGCCCCCGTGCCCGAACACGCTGCCCGTGCCGGGGACACCGGGGCCGATCGCTGCTACCACCGCGTCCGCAGAGAGCACGCGCACCGCCGCCAAGAGCCCGGAGTGCAGCGTTACCGCCTCCAAGTCGCCGCCGAACGCGTGCCCCGTCGTCACGGTGCCGTCCAGAAGACCGACCGCACGCATCTGCGCGACTGCATCCGATATCGCCAAAGGCAGCGCTGCGTCGTCCGCCATGACGTACACGACGCGCGCATCCGGCACCCCTTCCTTGATGGCAGCGGCGACCGGAAGCACATGCGAGTGCAGTGGGCAGCAGACGACGGGAACGCCGCCCAGATCGTCGGCGTCGCGCAGTGCCTCCGCATGCTCGCTCGCCTGCTCCTCCACCGCTAGGACGTCTCGCTGCAGCGGCGTGTAGCGCAGCTTCATGATATGGCCGCCGGATGCGTCTGAGAACCCGCGCTCGTCATCGCGTGCCACGATGAAGTGGGCACCGCCAGTGCCAAGATCCAAGTCGACCGCCGTGGTGTTCAGCAGCACGCGGTCACCAGCAGCGCACGCGCCCGTGAGCGACGGCAGGCAGACGGCGACCGCGTCCCTCCCGTCGACGCGCACCGCCAGACGCTGGAGCCCAAGCCGTGTCTCGAGGACTTCGACGACCTCGCCCCACGCGAGACGCATGACGCCCCTTCCGCCGCGTCTACGAGCGCTCGGCGCGCCGGCGTACCGCGGCGCCGACGAAGTCGCGGAACAGCGGAGCGGGCCGCGTCGGGCGGCTCTTGAACTCCGGGTGCCCCTGATTCCCGACGAACCAGGGGTGACCGGGAAGCTCGACCATCTCCACCAGGCGACCGTCAGGCGACACGCCGCTGATCACGAGGCCCGCGTCCACGAGCGTCTGCCGGTAGGCGTTGTTCACCTCGTAGCGGTGCCGATGACGCTCGTAGATGACCTCCTCGCCGTATGCTTCCCACGCCTTCGTCCCCGGCGTCACCTTGCAGGGGTACGCGCCAAGCCGCATCGTCCCGCCCATGTCGCGCACGTTCTCCTGCTCTCGCATGAGATCGATGACCGGGTGCTCCGTGACCGGGTCGAATTCGCTCGAGTTGGCGCCCTCCAGACCGGCGACGTTGCGAGCGAACTCGCAGACCGCGACCTGCATGCCGAGGCAGATGCCGAGGTACGGCACCTTGTGCTCGCGCGCGTACTGCGCCGCCCTGATCTTGCCTTCGATGCCGCGGATGCCGAACCCGCCCGGCACGAGGATGCCGTCGTACGGCTTCAGCGCGTCCTCCACCTCGTCCGGTGTCAGACGCTCCGCGTCGACCCAGTGGACGTTCACCTTGTGGTCGTGGTAGATGCCCGCGTGCTGGAGCGCCTCGGTCACCGACAGGTATGCGTCGGGCAGCTGCACGTACTTGCCCACCAGCGCGATGTCCACCTCGCGCGAGAGCTCCTTGCGGTGCGCGACGAAGGCCTCCCATTCGGTCAGGTCGGCCTCGCCGCACGCAAGGCCCAGCCGCTCGATCACCATCGCGTCCAGCCCCTGCTCTTTGAGCGTCAGCGGGACCTCATAGATGCTCTCCGCGTCGACCGCCGAGATGACAGCCTGCGGCTCTACGTCGCAGAACAGCGCGATCTTGCGGCGGATGCCGGTGTCGATCGGGCGGTCGGAGCGGCAGACGATGAAGTCGGGCAGGATGCCGATGCTGCGGAGCTCCTGCACGGAGTGCTGCGTCGGCTTCGTCTTGAGCTCGCCGGAAGCGGCGATGTACGGGACGAGCGTCACGTGGATGTAGCAGACGTTGTCGCGTCCGCGGTCTTTGCGCATCTGGCGGATCGCTTCCAAGAACGGCAGCGATTCGATGTCACCGACCGTCCCGCCGACTTCGGTGATGATGACGTCCGGCTGCGTTTGCTCGGCGAGCCTGACGATGCGGTCCTTGATCTCGTTCGTGACGTGCGGGATCACCTGCACCGTCCCGCCCAAGAAGTCTCCGCGGCGCTCCTTGGCGATGAGCGATTGGTACACGGAGCCTGCGGTGACGTTGCACTCCCGCGAGAGCGACTCATCGATGAAGCGCTCGTAGTGGCCGAGGTCCAGGTCCGTCTCGCCGCCGTCGTCGGTGACGAACACCTCTCCGTGCTGGAACGGGCTCATGGTGCCGGGATCGACGTTGAGGTACGGATCGAGCTTCTGGATGGTGACTTTGAGCCCGCGGGCCTTGAGAAGCCGCCCGAGCGACGCTGCCGTGATGCCCTTGCCAAGCGATGAGACCACGCCGCCCGTCACGAAGATGTGCTTCGTCGCCATCCGGATCCTCAGACCTCCCGAGAGCCGCCTGCGCTGTCGTTGCCATCATAACGCGAAGCGCCCTCGTCGTGCGGCTCCTGTGCGTCGTCGGTCCCAGCCGATGCGCGCCCGAGCGCGTCAAGCCACGCAAGCACACCCACACGCTCGATCACGGCGCTGAACGAGACCCGCTCCGAGAGCAGGTTGAGCGCGAGCACCGCGGCCCCGAACGCCGCCACGCCAGGCAGCGGTAGCGCCGAGACGATGACGAGCCCTGCGACCGCTCCCATCGCATTCGCGCCCGCATCGCCCAGCATGGCACGCTCGCCGAGGTCGTAGCGCCAGCACGCCGCAGCCGGTCCGAGCAGTGCCACTGCGAGGAGCGACGCGCTCGACGCGAAGCCTGCGCCTGCAAGCCGGTAGACGAAAGACGCCAACAGCAGCGCTCCGGCGCACGACAGCGCCACGTATCCCTTGAGCGCCCGGCCGGGGCGCAGGTCGAGCAGGTTCACGAAGTTCGCCGTGAGCGCGACCGTGACGCCCGCGACGAGGATCCCCGCCGGGGAACCGCCCCACGACGCCACGCCAGCCACGGCGCGCGCTGCCGCGAGGCTTGCCACGCCGATGCCGACGAGTTTGAGCCCGCCCGTGGTGAGACTGCCTTCCAGCAGCGCACGGACGTGCCCGGAGAATCCGCGGACGTCCCGGCTGCCGTAGGCGTCGTCGACCAGCCCGAACGCGCTCGTGATGATCGACAAGACGCCCGCGACGACGATAACCTCGCTCGCCGCAGAGGCACCGAGATCGCCAAGCAACCAGCCCGCGAGGAGCGCGCAACCGCCCCACACGGTCCACACCGCGCCGAGCCCGAGCACGACA
The Parvivirga hydrogeniphila genome window above contains:
- the ald gene encoding alanine dehydrogenase, whose product is MIVGVPKEIKNNEYRVGMTPGGVREFVHHGHAVLVERSAGEGSSFTDEAYAAAGAELVDTAQEVFARADMIVKVKEPQPVEIEMLRPGQILFTYLHLAPDLPQTQGLIKSGAVCIAYETVELPNGTLPLLAPMSEVAGRMAAQVGATYLQKPFGGRGVLMGGVPGVLPAKVVVLGAGVVGTNAAYVAMGMGADVTVMDINIDRLRYLDEIWGNRVRTLYSSKHNIEEAVYQADLVIGAVLLPGAKTPWLVTREMLPHMKRGAVVVDVSVDQGGCIETTHPTTHADPTFVVDGVLHYGVANMPGAVPNTSTLALTNATLRYGLAIADKGWKQAVLDDPALAKGVNVLDGNITYKPVADAHGMNYTPLEKLL
- a CDS encoding DUF3866 family protein, with the translated sequence MRLAWGEVVEVLETRLGLQRLAVRVDGRDAVAVCLPSLTGACAAGDRVLLNTTAVDLDLGTGGAHFIVARDDERGFSDASGGHIMKLRYTPLQRDVLAVEEQASEHAEALRDADDLGGVPVVCCPLHSHVLPVAAAIKEGVPDARVVYVMADDAALPLAISDAVAQMRAVGLLDGTVTTGHAFGGDLEAVTLHSGLLAAVRVLSADAVVAAIGPGVPGTGSVFGHGGVAAGEAINAVAALRGAPVAALRISFADPRERHRGVSHHSFVALGRVALARARVAVPRLEPPEADVVERALESAGIWERHERVIVDARMPDTRGVPMRSMGRSPHDDPVFFLAAAAAGSVAASLIRRPRRSRA
- a CDS encoding CTP synthase; the encoded protein is MATKHIFVTGGVVSSLGKGITAASLGRLLKARGLKVTIQKLDPYLNVDPGTMSPFQHGEVFVTDDGGETDLDLGHYERFIDESLSRECNVTAGSVYQSLIAKERRGDFLGGTVQVIPHVTNEIKDRIVRLAEQTQPDVIITEVGGTVGDIESLPFLEAIRQMRKDRGRDNVCYIHVTLVPYIAASGELKTKPTQHSVQELRSIGILPDFIVCRSDRPIDTGIRRKIALFCDVEPQAVISAVDAESIYEVPLTLKEQGLDAMVIERLGLACGEADLTEWEAFVAHRKELSREVDIALVGKYVQLPDAYLSVTEALQHAGIYHDHKVNVHWVDAERLTPDEVEDALKPYDGILVPGGFGIRGIEGKIRAAQYAREHKVPYLGICLGMQVAVCEFARNVAGLEGANSSEFDPVTEHPVIDLMREQENVRDMGGTMRLGAYPCKVTPGTKAWEAYGEEVIYERHRHRYEVNNAYRQTLVDAGLVISGVSPDGRLVEMVELPGHPWFVGNQGHPEFKSRPTRPAPLFRDFVGAAVRRRAERS